Proteins encoded within one genomic window of Geotalea daltonii FRC-32:
- the prmA gene encoding 50S ribosomal protein L11 methyltransferase — protein sequence MNMVWTEISCEVPAAMVDLLADFLVELSGNGVSIENLSLDTFSLDTIEDSPLKTVKAYFAVDNALEAHLDAVGAFLSANGPDFAGFVFKNPAVNAIDAEDWANNWKKYFKPVRIGSRLVIKPTWEEYSASPGDLILKLDPGMAFGTGGHPTTKMCLEALEHIFLAEGAFKGVAPVAPVTVLDVGTGSGVLSIGAAKLGAERITAIDIDADAVVVAGENVALNECSDVVELSTTPLQELTGNFDLVLANILAEELVRLAAELAVKVAPAGFLVLSGILSEKENFVLDGFSPYGLKLIEIRREGEWSCISLYLEPR from the coding sequence GTGAACATGGTCTGGACAGAAATTTCATGCGAGGTGCCTGCAGCAATGGTCGACCTCCTTGCCGACTTCCTGGTGGAACTTTCCGGGAACGGCGTCAGTATAGAGAATCTCTCACTCGATACGTTTTCCCTGGACACAATCGAAGATTCGCCGTTGAAGACAGTGAAGGCGTACTTTGCTGTCGACAATGCCCTGGAGGCGCACCTGGATGCTGTCGGGGCCTTTTTATCGGCCAATGGTCCCGATTTTGCCGGCTTTGTGTTTAAAAATCCGGCGGTCAACGCAATTGATGCCGAAGATTGGGCAAACAACTGGAAAAAGTATTTCAAGCCGGTGCGGATCGGCTCCCGGCTGGTGATTAAACCTACCTGGGAGGAATATTCCGCAAGCCCAGGCGATCTGATCCTGAAGCTCGATCCTGGTATGGCATTCGGCACCGGCGGTCATCCGACGACAAAGATGTGCCTGGAGGCGCTGGAACATATCTTCCTGGCAGAGGGGGCGTTTAAGGGAGTGGCGCCTGTAGCTCCTGTCACTGTCCTCGATGTGGGTACAGGTTCCGGAGTTTTGAGTATTGGCGCGGCCAAGCTGGGGGCGGAGCGCATAACTGCCATTGATATTGATGCCGATGCGGTCGTCGTCGCCGGGGAAAATGTGGCACTCAATGAGTGTTCCGATGTTGTTGAGTTATCTACTACGCCCCTTCAGGAACTGACCGGTAACTTCGATCTGGTATTGGCCAACATTCTGGCTGAAGAACTGGTGCGCCTTGCTGCGGAACTGGCGGTCAAAGTGGCGCCGGCAGGATTTCTCGTTCTTTCCGGCATTCTCAGCGAAAAGGAAAACTTTGTCCTCGACGGCTTTTCACCCTATGGCCTGAAGTTGATCGAAATCCGTCGTGAAGGGGAATGGAGCTGCATTTCACTTTACCTGGAGCCGCGTTAA
- a CDS encoding M20 family metallopeptidase codes for MTAVKKSIVDAVDDRRQELTAIADQLYHDPETGLREFRTSALLIEKLAENGFKIERGIAGLETAFRATWGTSGPSIAILAEMDALPAMGHACGHNIIAAAAIGAALALRQSLPEKLARIVVLGTPAEELGIGKFELVKHGAFDHIDFAMMVHPSSRRQVIKMFLGLARIRFTFFGRSAHAAAYPEEGINALDAVILTFNGINALRQQLRQDVRVHGIITDGGTAPNIIPERAACYFYVRADDGEELSRCLERVKWCAHGAAEATGCSLEIDADERVLAPMKINRAFSALYSSQLAYLGLEEANAPADKNKGSSDIGNVSQVVPTIHPHVPIGNGLHIHSDEFARATVSQKGKEAVIEGAKTLAMTAAELALSPEIQEKIKNEFRSL; via the coding sequence ATGACCGCCGTCAAAAAATCTATAGTTGATGCTGTCGATGACCGTCGCCAAGAATTGACGGCAATCGCCGATCAGCTCTACCATGATCCGGAAACCGGCCTCAGGGAATTCAGGACTTCGGCTCTGCTCATTGAAAAACTGGCAGAAAACGGCTTCAAGATCGAGCGTGGCATTGCCGGTCTGGAAACAGCCTTCCGTGCCACCTGGGGGACCAGTGGCCCCTCCATTGCTATTCTGGCCGAAATGGACGCCCTCCCTGCCATGGGGCATGCCTGCGGTCACAACATAATTGCCGCAGCCGCCATCGGCGCGGCCCTTGCCCTTCGCCAATCCCTGCCGGAGAAATTGGCCCGAATTGTTGTACTCGGAACACCCGCCGAAGAACTGGGCATCGGCAAATTTGAACTGGTTAAGCATGGAGCATTCGACCACATCGACTTCGCCATGATGGTCCACCCATCCTCCAGGCGCCAGGTGATCAAAATGTTTCTGGGCCTCGCCAGAATCCGCTTCACCTTCTTCGGCCGCTCTGCCCACGCAGCTGCTTATCCCGAAGAAGGGATAAATGCCCTTGATGCTGTAATCCTGACTTTCAACGGCATCAATGCACTGCGCCAGCAACTGCGTCAGGACGTAAGGGTTCACGGTATCATCACCGATGGGGGAACCGCCCCCAATATAATTCCCGAAAGGGCTGCCTGTTATTTTTATGTGAGGGCCGACGATGGCGAAGAATTAAGCCGTTGTCTGGAGCGAGTCAAGTGGTGTGCCCATGGAGCTGCAGAAGCCACAGGCTGCAGCTTGGAAATCGATGCCGATGAGCGGGTCCTGGCACCAATGAAAATCAACCGGGCTTTCTCGGCTCTTTACTCCTCCCAGTTGGCCTACCTGGGCCTTGAGGAAGCCAACGCTCCTGCAGACAAGAACAAGGGCTCCTCTGATATCGGCAATGTGTCCCAGGTGGTGCCGACTATCCATCCTCACGTGCCCATTGGCAACGGCTTGCATATCCACAGTGATGAGTTTGCCAGGGCAACTGTTTCCCAAAAAGGAAAGGAAGCCGTTATTGAAGGGGCTAAAACACTGGCTATGACCGCTGCCGAACTGGCACTCTCACCGGAGATACAAGAAAAAATCAAGAATGAATTTAGGTCCCTTTAA